Below is a window of Carassius auratus strain Wakin chromosome 50, ASM336829v1, whole genome shotgun sequence DNA.
CGTAGACGCCACAGGACTGAAAGCCACCTCAACACCTATGACTCCTGGTAAACCGATAACACTAGATTCAGATTAAATGAAATGCAGTGTTTCTATACACATGTGTTTATCCCTCTCAGGTCCTCAAACCCCGAGCACCCCTCTGACGTCTGGGCATGAGAAGGACGTCTCTAAGTACAACTGGGATCCGTCGGTTTATGACAACGAGCTCCCGGTGCGCTGCAGGAACACCAGCGGGATCCTGTACAAAAGCAGACTGGGCTCAGGTACACAGGCGACACAAGAGGGCATCCGAACCTCTCCAGAAGTGTGCAGGGAATCAAACACGCATCGTCTGCAGGACATGGACAGACAGATTTGCATTCGCACTAGAGTGTTCCAATTAGTAAAGATTGttcaaaattgttttaaaaaactaTATTGTTGTGCTATTTGtgattatatgtgaccctggagcaaaaaaccagtcttaagtgtcaatttaaaaaaaattgagatttatacgtcGCCTGAacgctgaataaatcatctttccattgatgcatggtatTGTTAGGAGCAGACTGTATTtttctgagatgcaactatttggaaatctggaatctgagggtgcaaaacaaatctaaatattgagaaaatcatctttaaagttgataaaatgacatttttagcaatgcatattactaatcaaaaattaggttttgatatatttatggcaggatatttacaaaatatcttcatggaacatgatctttacttaacatcctaatgatttttggcataaaagaaaaatcaatcattttaacccatataatgtatttttggctgttgctacaaatataccccagaaactttgtgctccagggacacaaatatgaatatgattataaagcagttattaataacaatgattatttttattatgatgattattatgtatatatatatatatatatatatatatatatatatatatatatatatatatatatatatatatatatatatactaaataactaaatatttcactttaaaataaagaaatcaagtaatttagtatttaatcaaattattataattttatttttaaaagtaaactgtaaaaatacaatgctaatatttatgactttattaatttcttggtttccaaacatttaaattagtattaattaacttacaaattattattatattattttattatatttattatatcttagttttacagtgaaatattactatatttttgtatttttaagtaatttagtgattttcataattaaaataatatgctttatatttatcatagtatttttattataacactttttttttagttgtgaaaaagttttagaaatgaattttaaagtaattttaaggTATTTTCTAGGTGATAATTATTACATGAAAAGGCtaaataatacacaaaaattaggcaacactttaaaataagcgACTAAGCACAAACGACTTTATAGTAAAGTGTTACCGGCTTCTTAGTGTCAAGGCAAAATTAAATAttgtgacaataataataatttttttacaacaaaaaaggtCAGAAGAGAAACATCCACTGGACGAGgaatgagaaaaatatatttgtgctgtTGTCTGTGCCATGATTCAAGTCTCTCTTATTACTATACAAGGACACATAATATAAGAATTGAGACACAGCCAGTGACTGATCTGTAACCTTTGACCTCAGGGGGCAAAGGGCGCTGTATCAAACACAACAATAGCTGGTACACCCCGACAGAGTTCGAGGGTATGTCAGGAAGAGCGAGCAGCAAAGACTGGAAGAGAAGCATCCGCTACGCCGGCCGACCTCTACAGTGTCTGAtccaggtcacacacacacacacacacagagacacacacacacacagacacacagacacacacacacacacacacacacacagacacacacacacagacacacacacacacagacacactcacacacacacacacacacagacacacacacacacacacacacacagacacacacacacagacacacacacacagacacacacacacacagacacactcacacacacacacacacacacacacacacagacacagacacacacacacacagacacacacacacacagacacacacacacacacgcacacgcgcacacacagacacacacacacacagacacactcacacacacacacgcgcgcacacagacacacgcacacacagacacacacacacgcacgcacacacacacacacacagacacacacacacgcacgcacgcacgcacacacacacacaaaaacacacatccacacacacacacacacgtgcgcacacacacacacacacgtgcgcacacgcacacacacacgcacccacagacacgcacacacgcacccacccacacacacgcacccacacacacacacacacacagacacacacacaaaaacacacatccacacacacacacagacgcacacacacacagacacacacgcgcacacagacgcacacacacaaacacacacacaagcacacacacacgcgcgcacacagacacacgcacgcacacacgcacgcacgcacacacacagacgcacacacacacacaaacacacacacacagacacccacacacacacaaacacacacacagacagacactcatTCAGCAGATCAACCCAGGCCTGTTGCAGTATTTGAatggagcgtgtgtgtgtgtgtgtgtgtgtgtgtgtgtgtgtgtgagtgcgtgtgtgcgtgtctgtgggtgtgtgtgcgtgtgtgttttggCAGGAGCGTATCCTGAATCCTCACGCAGCGTCCTGTACGTGTGCGGCCTGCTGTGATGATCTGTCCACAGTGAGTGACGCATCATAAATCATAATCATGATAATCATAATAGCTGAAGACTACTCAGAGTAAAgaggaaaaataatgtttatgaaaatgacaactgaaaaaaataaaatacaaaggaaacaaaaatgtgatttaaaaaatatatactataataacataaataaaataataaataaatagaaatattattgttGTGTCTAAATAGTAAACCCCTTTTTGAGAGAAGCTCAGTCaagtgaatatataaatgtatattatattaattattttacttagTAAATCTTTTTCAGTTAaactatatattaattatatatgatttatgttacattttataatactaatatgaattgttatttaagtattattattacacagtgacataaaatcatataattattttcaatcaagcaatatatttttaaataaatattatgtaaaaaaggaaccaaaaacatgaaaatgaaaataaaacatgttatggTTGTGTCTAAATACGGAGATAAATTCATTGATGAGTGAATGTTTATTAAATagattataattgtataaaatattattaatatatataatagtaaaataataatcatatagatgcaataaaaataatatgattattatgCAATATAATGTATGTTGCATGTGAATCTGTGAATTGTTTGGACAGTCTTGAGCTGAGCGTTTTTCTTTGCTGTTTCTTCTCCAGTGTATGAAGGAGGGATCTTTCGAAGGAGAGAACATCTCAATGGTAGTCTGTCGTGTCTGAGTCTCAGTTGTGATGTAATAAGGCTCTTGAGACTGATTCTGGATTCCTGTGCCCCACAGACGGGCCCCGTCAGACTGTTCGTCCCCTACAAGAGAAGAAAGAAGGACAGCGAGCGCGCAGCTTCTCCGGAGAAGAGAGAAGCTCAGTCTCCGAAGAACATCACCCTGGCTCCTGGAGCAACATGTGAGAGTCGTACTGCTGCacaattattacaatatattaacatCCCATCAAACACTGATTAACTGTTAACATCCATCTACACCCAAAATCATTTTGCtgctaattttaaataaaatgacttaatttaataattaaccaAGCATGAGGTCAGaactatgttttatttttatttttttttgtgttgactAGCAACTaacaactttataaaaaaaaaaaaaaaaaaaaatatatatatatatatatatatatatataaaataaaaagttaagtttgcattaaaaaataaataaattatattcatatacacatacacacacacgcacacacacacacacacatatatatatatatgtaataattataattaattaaaataaataaaataatacaatagaatttattatttaaaaatactataataataataaaatacaaaataaattcattattttctgcttgtgattaaaattaaaaagcataaataatacatattatataatacacaaattaataaatattaaaattaataaaatataaaataaattaataaaattaaaaaaacaagtgcATCATTTTCTGCATCTAGCTGATGCATCTTTGTTTTGGAAATGTCATTAATTGTATATTGTATTTCAGACAGAtacataaaatttttatataatttatttattattgttgtgtaatttttttaattttagatttttaattgtgttattgtatttattttaatcaagcagtataaataaatattaacattattttaaaagcatataaaaataaaaatatataagaaatatttttttttatttttttttaaattgttgcaTCAAAAATAGTAAATCATTTTAAGTGGaacttaataatatataaatataaagttgtgtattattaaaagtgttatataaatgttatatactaatattattattccaGTATCCAAAGAGATAAAGTGTATCAAACAAAATGTATCAAATTCTCTCAGGTtcacgtctgtctgtctgctctCAGTTACGATGACCCCGTCTGGACAGATCACCACATCAGGCACGCTGACCTTTGACCGAGCGGTGTCAGGAGAGACGGCGTCCATCATCTCGGACAGCCCTGCGCCCGCAGACGTCTTCTCCAACACAACCGGTGCGTGGTGTCTTCACAAACACTTCAGCCTGACCACATACTGACATGCTGCTATTTTACAAAGTATGTAGTATGAATTTTGTGCACAGTATGTACTCTTCTATTTCATACTTCCCAAATGTGCAGTGTAGAATAAAGTACACTGTGAggaatactgtatcccacaatgcaatgcacttgggTTGACCTCCTATTTCCAGTAAGGtaaaagatttctt
It encodes the following:
- the LOC113066530 gene encoding deformed epidermal autoregulatory factor 1 homolog isoform X2 codes for the protein MDTTEPAAKALELSDASAGETVGSDTESEAEVATMTVMGEAGNIDITESLPNPEDAEAAFAEVTAVTVGDVQSSDGSVFTSTVATAASIPEHVLTGRTTLQIGDSLSTQKATLIVVHTDGSLVDATGLKATSTPMTPGPQTPSTPLTSGHEKDVSKYNWDPSVYDNELPVRCRNTSGILYKSRLGSGGKGRCIKHNNSWYTPTEFEGMSGRASSKDWKRSIRYAGRPLQCLIQERILNPHAASCTCAACCDDLSTCMKEGSFEGENISMTGPVRLFVPYKRRKKDSERAASPEKREAQSPKNITLAPGATFTMTPSGQITTSGTLTFDRAVSGETASIISDSPAPADVFSNTTVLASLPALTVVSPQPKPSPSGPLMNGLEMAEQRTWLYLEDMANTLLNNVQQLKVLIAQAKQAGQSGAHVRKEMTSTCQVI